From a single Solenopsis invicta isolate M01_SB chromosome 6, UNIL_Sinv_3.0, whole genome shotgun sequence genomic region:
- the LOC105200608 gene encoding uncharacterized protein K02A2.6-like, whose translation MSVLDTTLERLRAHGLRLNRSKCIFASSSVEFLGHRIDEQGIHKSARHIEAIRDASKPSTPEELQLFLGKATYYNSFIPNLATRSRPLRDMLLSDPFTWTQSAKVAYEDIKQTLISPLVLIPYDPSLPLVLATDASKIGLGAVLSHKLSNGQEHPIAYASRTLNSTEQRYPQIDKETLAIVWAIQKFFYYVYARHFTLIIDHKPLTQILHPEKSLPVLCFKRKILSYLKKKEKNEFDEFVLCQIRQLPVRAEQIAKETCKDPHLGKIVKTLEAGQDLARAGYKAPEVNYTLTANCLLFEHRIVVPDTLQQSILNDLHAAHVGIVKMKGMARSFVYWPGVDAESRTSREILQNAPKTRMPPPKFRDHHWEYPKGPWERIHIDYAGPVEGVMLLIIVDAYSKWLEVKVTTSMTTTATIATLDELFSRYGVPVSVVSDNGRQFVSAEFEAFLQTSGVKYHKLTASYHPSTNGQTERYVQTVKDALKAMSTTQGSIQQNLNEFLRQYRKAPHSTTAQPSAQLFLGRNIRPDLT comes from the exons ATGTCCGTTCTCGACACTACGTTGGAACGATTAAGAGCACACGGTCTTCGACTTAATAGATCTAAATGTATATTCGCCTCATCGTCAGTTGAATTTTTAGGACATAGGATAGATGAGCAGGGCATTCATAAATCGGCCAGGCATATCGAAGCGATACGCGATGCTTCCAAACCGTCGACTCCAGAAGAGTTACAACTATTCTTAGGTAAAGCAACTTATTACAATTCTTTTATTCCTAATCTGGCAACGAGAAGCCGTCCACTTCGAGATATGTTGTTGTCGGATCCGTTCACATGGACGCAATCAGCCAAGGTAGCTTATGAGGATATTAAACAAACTCTTATTTCGCCGCTAGTTCTTATACCTTACGATCCGTCACTACCATTAGTTTTAGCAACCGACGCGAGTAAAATAGGATTAGGTGCGGTTCTATCACATAAGTTAAGTAATGGACAAGAACATCCAATAGCTTACGCTAGTCGAACATTGAATTCTACTGAACAGCGCTATCCACAGATAGACAAGGAAACATTGGCTATCGTCTGGGcaatacaaaagtttttttactaTGTTTACGCACgtcattttacattaattatagaTCACAAACCGTTAACTCAGATTTTGCACCCAGAGAAGTCACTTCCTGTCCTTT GCTTCAAACGGAAGATACTAAGCTATctcaagaagaaggaaaaaaatgaGTTCGATGAATTTGTTTTATGCCAAATTCGACAACTTCCAGTTCGCGCGGAACAGATAGCCAAGGAAACTTGCAAAGATCCTCATTTGGGCAAAATTGTCAAGACTTTGGAAGCAGGTCAAGATCTTGCTCGTGCAGGGTACAAAGCCCCAGAAGTTAATTATACACTAACGGCTAATTGCTTGCTATTCGAACACCGAATAGTAGTACCAGACACACTGCAGCAATCGATTCTCAATGACCTTCACGCAGCACATGTGGGCATCGTCAAGATGAAAGGCATGGCACGATCATTTGTATACTGGCCCGGGGTCGACGCGGAGTCGCGAACGAGTCGCGAAATCTTGCAGAATGCGCCAAAGACGCGCATGCCCCCCCCGAAGTTCAGAGATCATCATTGGGAATATCCGAAGGGACCATGGGAACGCATTCATATTGACTATGCAGGACCGGTGGAAGGTGTGATGTTGCTTATCATCGTAGATGCATACAGTAAGTGGCTCGAGGTGAAGGTAACTACCTCGATGACCACAACAGCAACAATTGCAACTCTAGATGAATTGTTCTCGAGATATGGCGTACCAGTTTCTGTCGTCTCGGACAATGGCCGCCAATTTGTTTCCGCCGAATTCGAAGCGTTCCTGCAGACGAGTGGTGTGAAGTACCACAAGCTGACCGCATCATATCATCCCTCTACGAATGGGCAAACAGAACGTTACGTCCAAACGGTCAAGGACGCTCTAAAAGCAATGTCTACCACGCAAGGTTCTATACAACAGAACTTAAATGAATTCTTGCGCCAATACCGGAAGGCTCCACATTCAACGACAGCACAACCTTCTGCACAGCTCTTTCTGGGACGCAACATTCGTCCCGACTTGACTTAG
- the LOC120358108 gene encoding uncharacterized protein K02A2.6-like, with amino-acid sequence MTEVPPELLQALTNMLTSALQTSAANITAGTSTNLSGSTGQAKIPTFSMTEYRSSEDTTVEDYFKRFKWALQLSKIPDDLYSNYARVHMGTELNNALKFLICPRQPEDLTYEEIKTTLINHYDRAKNKYAESIKFRHIVQQKGETVANFVLRLKQGAAHCEYGTFLDRMLIEQMLHGLESREMCDEIIAKKPTTFTEAYEVANALEAARCTADEVKKTGSTATSEQTNKIGYTPNRTKQGKKFARHRSQSREQRQQQNTYDKTQKSTRYNNNYSACRGCGGQHLRNQCPFREAACHQCSKKGHIAKVCRSKTVAQSTALVPTTATQVAEQPAEQVDRLHQLSKVCEVNEINPLSKLMLDVEIDGHIIQMELDSGAPCSIISKKALQSIKPKFTLQNTDRQFVSYTGHYIKCIGSIPVNVTMGSTTKKLNLYVVDGQLDTLFGREWISHFTKEINFTKLFSSKIHALTTASPQLSPNQKEQLDQLLYRYKDIFSDVAGTLKGPPATVHFKPNTAPVFTRAREVPLVLRNAYAEAIEEKIAAGFYERVEHSEWASSTHIVAKKNGKLRITGNYKPTLNPRMIIDEHPIPKVEHLFSKMKNAKIFCRLDITDAYTHLPVNEKFRQALTLNTPTHGLIRPKRAVYGAANIPAIWQRRMEAVFQGIPNVLTFYDDILQTVSTT; translated from the coding sequence ATGACGGAAGTTCCACCAGAGCTTTTGCAGGCATTAACGAATATGCTAACTAGCGCATTGCAAACGTCGGCAGCGAATATAACAGCCGGCACTTCCACAAATCTCTCGGGATCGACAGGTCAGGCGAAGATACCGACATTTTCCATGACCGAGTATCGCTCTTCGGAAGATACCACCGTAGAGGACTACTTCAAGCGCTTTAAATGGGCTCTGCAGTTAAGTAAAATCCCAGATGATTTATATTCTAATTACGCACGTGTTCATATGGGCACGGAACTAAATAATGCGTTAAAATTTCTGATTTGTCCACGGCAACCCGAAGATTTAACATACGAGGAAATTAAAACAACGCTTATCAATCACTATGACCGCGCAAAGAATAAGTATGCCGAAAGCATTAAATTCCGACACATAGTACAACAAAAAGGCGAAACAGTCGCTAATTTCGTTCTACGTCTGAAACAGGGCGCCGCTCACTGCGAATATGGTACATTTTTAGATAGAATGCTGATCGAACAAATGCTACATGGTCTTGAATCCAGAGAGATGTGTGACGAAATCATTGCGAAGAAGCCAACTACATTCACAGAAGCGTACGAGGTCGCTAACGCGTTGGAAGCAGCACGTTGCACGGCGGACGAAGTCAAGAAAACAGGATCTACAGCCACATCAGAGCAGACAAATAAAATAGGTTATACGCCAAATAGAACGAAACAAGGCAAAAAGTTTGCTCGACATAGATCACAATCTCGTGAGCAGAGACAGCAACAAAACACGTATGATAAGACACAAAAAAGCACACGTTACAATAACAATTATTCAGCGTGCAGAGGATGTGGAGGACAGCATTTACGTAACCAATGTCCATTCCGCGAGGCAGCATGTCATCAATGCAGTAAAAAAGGTCACATTGCGAAGGTTTGCCGATCGAAGACTGTAGCACAATCCACTGCGCTAGTACCGACAACAGCAACACAAGTTGCAGAGCAACCAGCTGAACAAGTCGACAGACTACATCAGTTAAGTAAGGTATGCGAAGTCAACGAAATTAATCCACTGAGTAAGTTAATGCTAGACGTGGAAATCGATGGTCATATTATTCAAATGGAACTCGATTCCGGAGCACCTTGCAGTATTATCAGTAAAAAAGCATTACAATCAATCAAACCGAAGTTTACGCTACAAAATACAGACAGACAATTTGTAAGTTACACAGGTCATTATATCAAATGTATTGGTTCAATTCCGGTTAATGTTACAATGGGCTCCActacaaagaaattaaatctttatgtCGTTGATGGCCAGTTGGATACACTATTTGGACGTGAATGGATTTCTCACTTTACAAAGGAAATTAACTTTACTAAACTATTTTCGAGTAAAATCCATGCATTAACTACTGCATCTCCGCAATTGTCTCcaaatcagaaggagcaattaGACCAATTACTTTATCGctacaaagatatttttagtgATGTCGCCGGAACGCTTAAAGGTCCACCGGCCACAGTACATTTCAAACCAAATACGGCACCGGTATTTACTCGTGCACGTGAAGTGCCATTAGTCTTACGCAACGCTTATGCAGAGGCAATAGAAGAAAAGATTGCAGCGGGATTCTACGAGAGAGTTGAACATTCTGAATGGGCATCGTCAACGCATATTGTGGCAAAAAAGAACGGGAAGCTACGCATCACCGGAAACTACAAACCAACTCTGAATCCGCGCATGATTATCGATGAACATCCGATTCCAAAGGTTGAACATCTTTTTAGCAAGATGAAGAATGCGAAGATCTTTTGTCGTCTAGACATTACTGACGCATACACGCATCTACCAGTCAACGAGAAATTTAGGCAAGCACTGACACTCAACACGCCTACTCACGGGCTAATCCGTCCTAAAAGAGCAGTCTACGGAGCAGCTAATATACCTGCAATTTGGCAACGTCGGATGGAGGCAGTGTTCCAGGGCATTCCGAATGTACTCACTTTCTACGACGACATCTTGCAGACAGTTTCGACAACCTGA